Genomic DNA from Hordeum vulgare subsp. vulgare chromosome 2H, MorexV3_pseudomolecules_assembly, whole genome shotgun sequence:
caatttgaaaatagtttttgAGACAAATCCAATCCAATATTTTCCAAATTTATTGGCTGTCAACGTTGTAAAAGTTTAACAAAAATTATGTCCAAAGGATATGTTTTTACTGGATGGTGTATATGGTACAAGTTGAAGTCCTATACCTGTAGCGGAAAGATTGCCCACATTGATGGTGCATCGAAATGCTGCTGAACAATGAAGTGCACTACTTCTGGGGTGCAACGAGATGGGGCCTCTTTGTCGCTGCCAATTACGGTCTTGTAAAAACGACTTCTTGTCCCTTCATCTCCTTCCCACCAAGCACGTAATGTGGAGCAATCATGACATGAGGGAGCACAAACCTGAAATGTCATCCAGCACAATTTATCATCTGATGTAGCATATACTATACTTTTCCTCATATTTCCAACTGTTACTTTAAATTTTGTTTTAAAAAATGAGAACATAATACTGTAAATCTTCTTCTAAAGAATTAGAGCATAATACTAGCAAAAAGAGCGAAACACACCGTCATATAGCTGTAGTTGGACGGGATATCAAATTCCAAGCCTGGTTCACTAGGCATTCTCTGGATACGCAATCCAATCAACCCGAGTTCTTGCATAACCTGGATAAATATTTTGTTGTTATTTTAAGAACATAGTCAGCACAAACCAATAGTTATATTTTAGCGTGTCCAGGAAAGGTGTCATACAGGGTGAACACAAGCAGGAATAAGACCAAGATCTTCCCCGCATGCCAACATATCCGAACAATTCAATAGAACAGGCAGAGTCTTCAGCGCATTTTGTCTCCACAGATTTTCTTGGCGAACGAAATAATAGTCATGGTATAATCTTCTAAGGACATTTTTGCTGTAAAAAAACATCAATGAGATGACGAAAAAGTCAATAAAGACAGATTTGGTTAGAACATAATGTTAAAATCGAGAGTGTGTACTATAAGCAAGAAACTAAAGTTGATTGCACACTATTTTGATTATCTTGATAGCAAACTGCCTACTAAAGATACAATTCATTTTTCAGTAGGATGACTATGCAAGTGAGAGGATGAAAATAAAAATTGCAACTAAGTACATCATCACAATGCTCATACCCGTTAGTCTGTTACATTAAATACTTCAGAAGCACCTATATCTGAGAAAAAAAGATTACCTATGTTCATCTAAATCCCTAAAACTTGAAGTATCCTCCAGGTTAAAACGGGGATAGTACTTTGTGGAGTCCTCAGGATCTCTGATGAGGACTATATTCTGCAGAACAAACAAGCAGATCTACTTTAatatgttttcaaaaatattagtCAAAATTtgataaaagaaaaaggaggtgGATGTTAGGAGGAAATATCAACATGGGGATACAGTGTGTGCACAACAGAAGGCCGAATTACCTGTAGAAGATCGAACAGACCACGCCGAATACTGTCTTCTTTCTCCAGCCAGAGTGATTTTTCAGGACTGGTTTTAACCTTTGTAATAATCTTTTTCTCGGTGTTGCATTCCTCTTTGAACTATATGCATGAATGAACCAGTCAAAGGCAAGTGAAATTAAAGGAAGCAATGGCATGTAAAAGAACATCAGCAAAAAATTCACATGCCTTAGATTGAGAAATAAATATGCTTGTAATAATCAGTAAACTGATAATATGTTGCTATCAATAATAATTTGACATGCAGCCTCGAGTAGCCCATATGTCTAACTGTTATAAAAGGAGAATTCACTACTTTGCATTACCTCGTAGCAGTGTTTCTGATACTCGTTCAGAAAGTTGGCTGCAACAACTGTCCAAAGAGATCCAAACTTCTCCTGAAACATGGTAGAAACGTCAAGCTGCTGCACCCTCATCTGTACTGAAACAATTCCGGAACATCGGTTTGAACATTGTTTACCTCCAGCATGTCCTGACGAATATATGGGCGGCTCATCCGATCAAAATCCCAGATACCATCACCTAGAAGCTCCTCCTGTAAGTGAACTTATAGATAAGTTAGATAAACTATTCTTGAGGTTTTCTCTCGTcccttttaaaaaaattaaacGGATAGGAAACGAACCTGACTAAGAGGGATTGAAGGTCTAAATTTTCCGACCAAACCTGTGGCAGCATGGTCTGGAAGCTCCCATATCCTAAAGAAACCCAAAATATGGTCTATCCTATACGCTGTGAAGAATTTTGATAGCTGCAACGTGCTAATAGCAGATGAGTAATAGCAAGCAAAGGTGACTGCCAGATAGGCAAAAAAAAAGTGCTGTTAATAACCTGTGTCAGACGAGCTCGCCACCACCCATAATTATCCTTTGACATCTCCTCCCAGTTATACGTAGGAAAACCCCAATTTTGTCCATTCTTGTCAAAGTAATCTGGAGGTGCACCAGTAGCGGTATTCATGCGAAATAGTGTAGGGTATACCCAAGTATCCACACTGTTCCTATCAACACCAATAGGTAAATCTCCTTTCAGAATAACcttgttcttccttgcatatgtagCTGCCTCTGATAACTAATAAGGAAGGAATGAGAATGAATATCCACAAATATATACACATTTATAATTCACTAACAGTTCTGAATGACAACGACCAATACTTACTTGTGTAAATAGATGATATTGGACATAGTAGTGAAAGCGTATAATATCATGGTGCAAAGCATCTGGCGCGACTAGCTTGTCAAGCTGCAAGAAATTCCATAAAGAGACATCCCATATTACTTGTGAATTTTCAGAATGAACTAGACCAAATGACAGAATTTACTAAACAGACTTTTATTAGCAAGCTATGCTGATTGGAAATATGGGATTATTAGCATATCATTTCCAATACCTTCTCCTTGGAAAACTGAGAAAACCGACCCCACTGACTGTGATCTGATGTCTCGAAGAAATCCCGAAGAAAGCAAAATGCAGCATATGGTTTCAACCATTCCTATTGAAATAATGTATGAAAGCAATCAAATGTAGTTTGAAATAGGTGGACCAAAACAAAATATATGAAATGCCAGTAGGTATACCTCATTTTCAGATAAGAACTGCTTGAACGGAGCTGAATTTAGCACTTTGTCCTTTTCtaaattaaatatttttttggCAATTGTGAGTTTCGTGGCCAGCGCTGCCTCATAGTCGACGTCCTATTTTAACATTAGGGGAAAATGTTAGATCTGCAAAAAACtccaagaaccatttgggttccaTGAGCAAAATCACACTTTTTGAAGTTTTTCAAATACAGTGGATGATCTGATTTAAAGAGCAAGCATTGCAAAAGAGCGGCAGGGAGAAGAAGTGCATCCAACCCAAATGCAAAGCATATTCAGAGCCTCACATTTGCAGTGATGACAGAAAATAAATGATACTGTACTTTATACATGTGAAAACGCATTTACCTTTTTGTCCAACTCCTTCTTTGCCTTCGAAATCTCTTCCTGTAACAATGTGCAAAATTGAGTACCGGATCAGGTGATTCAGAATTGAGATCAGTGAAACGAGAAGCCAAAACGGACTAGTATAAAAGTTAATATGAAAAGCACACAAAGTTACACCTTAACATCCGCTGGAATAGCATCGGAAAGTGCCTGCACTCTCAGGTACAAGGGGTGCAATGCAAATACGGAGAGTGAGCTGTAAATAGGAACGTGTGGGACATTATTTTCTATTCAGAAATATGTCTTTCATACTTCAAGCGAAAGCATAAGGGAGGGTGAAGCAGTGTATCTTAGTAGTACCTATATGGATATGAATCCCACCACATCTTATGAACAGAAGTATCATTGATAGGAAGGAGCTGAACAAGATGAAAACCCGAGTTGACTGCCCAGTCAACAAGAAGTTTAAGATCTAGGAATTCTCCAACACCAAGATCCTCATTTGACCTGATTGAGAACATTGGTACGGCAACACCAGCACCCCTCCATGGTGCTTCCTGGTAAAACAAATGATAAATTAGTCCGACACGCTAGTTGTGTATGATGCATACTACATCTTCAGCTTTCTTGCCTAAGCACGACGTGCCATGGTTCTACCGAGAATGTGATCTGAATATGGTTCATTTCCTAATGCACCATAGCATTGTAAACGGTTGTGGGAACTAAATAGTAACAAGTACCTACTAAGGTTTCTGGCATGGAATATATGAATTACTAGAAAATTCTTAGTGGGTGACTCGTTATGAATGCAGACGTTACCCGGAGGGAGCCATCAGATAATAAGACGTATCTGGATGGCTTGGGTGATGATAAGTCCACATCAACCTCTCTGTTTGGGCCGAACTCCAATGAAGTGACTCCTGCTTCACTAACTTGACAGTACTTATATGTGGAATATTATTAAGGACAACACATTAGTGTTGGTACAGCAAATAATACAAAAATACTGATTAAGGAAATGGTTATTTGCACAAGGATATTTTACTGGGAACTCAGACTTCCGCAACACACAGTTGGCTTTCCAAATGGAATCTCCAACATAGTTGAGCTTGAGGCCATCTTGAGCTTTCCAATTTCCTACCGCAGGGTTACTTCCTGTGACGACAACCTAAAGTTTTGTGATTGGCAATAGTTAGGACACCAGCAAGTAAATACTATAACTCACTGACTATGATGCGATAAGGGCGCTAAGTACAAGTAATCATAAAGTGTATGAATAATACTTACAGTAGAGCCAGATGCTAGCCGAGGACAACTGATAATAAATTGCACGACAGTATCTGTTCAACAAAAATCATATAAGACAAATTCAAACAATGCCAATCTTGTATCTAACCATCACAGTAGAATTAGTTCATTTCTTTGTTTACTTTCAGATACTCCAATGGTATTTAAAAAAAAGGGATAGATGTTGATTGACTTCTCCAGTGCCAGTCCATTCCCTCGGTTTTAGACTTTCAGATTTAAAATATTACCTTCAGGATCCAAACTTTTGGTGAGGGAAGAAGACTGCAATTCTCTTTTAGCGTTGTCAGCTGCGCTGAAGATAACATTCTTGAATGCACTTCGAAGGAAAAGAGCTTCAGAATTATCCTGAATTCAGACGACGGACAATCATAAACCACAATGTATAATAACAACAAGCTTCTAGGACTACTCTGCCGAGCAGCGTTGCCAAACAGTCATACAAGCAGCAACTTAACAACAAAAGAGACACAACATTCAGCTAAGTTGGTAAGCCTCGTTCATGGTTGCTGCCAATGCGACTATTGTTTGTGCAGCATGCAAATATACACCAGCAAGCAAGAAGACAGCTCAATGAACACATGAGAGTTTCAATCAGTACCTGCCACCAGTCGCGGACCTCGACGACTTCGCCGTCCTGCACGCCCTCGGGCACCACGAGCTTCTTCTTCTCCCCGGACTCCCATCTGAGAACGTTCTTGTGGTCGTCCACCACATGGTAGCTGTACTCACATGTGAAGCCGGCGGCGACCGAAACCTGGCCACACCAGACCAGCGCGTTCCCCTGGTGAACCGGGCTCAGGGACAGCCCCTGCTTGACGCTCCAGGACCCGAGCGCCGGCGCGGAGCCGGCGATGACGAGGCTCTGCCCCCATTGCGTGTAGTACGGCAGCTTGAAGATCACGGTCACCGTGTTCTTCCCCATCTCTTCAGGACAGGCAGACACAAAGTTACCAAATTAGCAGCTGAACGCATCAATGGTAAAAAAATAAATAGAAGACGAGTTGAAGATTTGCAGGCGTGAAAGTGAATCCGCCATTTCTTCGTCGGAGAGGAATCGCGGATCCAAGTGAGGGGTGGGTCTGTGATCCCCGCACGCTCATTGCTAATGTTTCCGTTATTCCGGGGCTCCGATTCCCCATTTCTCCGAATATATTAACAGCGTATGGAGAGATTCGAGAATCGATGGTGGTACTGTGCGTCCTTTTTTTCCGTTTCACGAGGGAAGGACGTGGACCAGATTCGAGGAATCGCCGAATCCCCCCAGCATTCTTCCATCTCCCCACATCCCGGCGCCGCC
This window encodes:
- the LOC123424837 gene encoding 4-alpha-glucanotransferase DPE2, whose protein sequence is MGKNTVTVIFKLPYYTQWGQSLVIAGSAPALGSWSVKQGLSLSPVHQGNALVWCGQVSVAAGFTCEYSYHVVDDHKNVLRWESGEKKKLVVPEGVQDGEVVEVRDWWQDNSEALFLRSAFKNVIFSAADNAKRELQSSSLTKSLDPEDTVVQFIISCPRLASGSTVVVTGSNPAVGNWKAQDGLKLNYVGDSIWKANCVLRKSEFPVKYKYCQVSEAGVTSLEFGPNREVDVDLSSPKPSRYVLLSDGSLREAPWRGAGVAVPMFSIRSNEDLGVGEFLDLKLLVDWAVNSGFHLVQLLPINDTSVHKMWWDSYPYSSLSVFALHPLYLRVQALSDAIPADVKEEISKAKKELDKKDVDYEAALATKLTIAKKIFNLEKDKVLNSAPFKQFLSENEEWLKPYAAFCFLRDFFETSDHSQWGRFSQFSKEKLDKLVAPDALHHDIIRFHYYVQYHLFTQLSEAATYARKNKVILKGDLPIGVDRNSVDTWVYPTLFRMNTATGAPPDYFDKNGQNWGFPTYNWEEMSKDNYGWWRARLTQLSKFFTAYRIDHILGFFRIWELPDHAATGLVGKFRPSIPLSQEELLGDGIWDFDRMSRPYIRQDMLEEKFGSLWTVVAANFLNEYQKHCYEFKEECNTEKKIITKVKTSPEKSLWLEKEDSIRRGLFDLLQNIVLIRDPEDSTKYYPRFNLEDTSSFRDLDEHSKNVLRRLYHDYYFVRQENLWRQNALKTLPVLLNCSDMLACGEDLGLIPACVHPVMQELGLIGLRIQRMPSEPGLEFDIPSNYSYMTVCAPSCHDCSTLRAWWEGDEGTRSRFYKTVIGSDKEAPSRCTPEVVHFIVQQHFDAPSMWAIFPLQDLLALKDKYTARPAAEETINDPTNPKHYWRFRLHVPLESMLEDKDIQATIKELVTSSGRSFPGKTVDKAQPNAKKS